Proteins found in one Pseudoxanthomonas sp. SL93 genomic segment:
- a CDS encoding SapC family protein, with protein MARYELLNNVSHKDLRVATGFGPEFGDDVGMVPAFPSEFAELQREYPIFLRKDPGTGEWQSVALLGFEQRENLFLQDGRWNAAYLPGAAAKGPFLIGFQEQRVNGELRQEPVMHVDLDHPRVNFTTGEPVFLPQGGNTPYLEHVAAVLRGIRDGSEFGAAMFSALDAKGLIQPVNLDVQLDDRHRVGVNGLHGIDRERLAALDGNALVELNRAGYLEGAYLILASLHNMRRLMAEKQRRLRAQDAATSPGGS; from the coding sequence ATGGCCCGTTACGAGCTTCTCAACAATGTGTCGCACAAGGATCTGCGCGTGGCGACGGGGTTCGGCCCCGAGTTCGGCGATGACGTGGGCATGGTGCCGGCGTTTCCCAGCGAGTTCGCCGAGTTGCAGAGGGAGTACCCGATCTTCCTGAGGAAGGATCCGGGTACGGGCGAATGGCAGTCCGTGGCGCTGCTGGGGTTCGAGCAGCGCGAGAATCTTTTCCTTCAGGACGGCCGATGGAATGCCGCCTACCTGCCGGGTGCGGCGGCAAAGGGGCCTTTCCTGATCGGCTTCCAGGAGCAGCGCGTCAACGGTGAGCTCAGGCAGGAGCCGGTGATGCACGTGGACCTGGATCATCCGCGCGTCAACTTCACGACAGGGGAGCCGGTGTTCCTGCCGCAGGGCGGCAACACGCCCTATCTGGAGCACGTCGCGGCCGTCCTGCGCGGCATCAGGGACGGCAGCGAGTTCGGTGCCGCCATGTTCTCGGCGCTGGATGCGAAGGGCCTGATACAGCCCGTCAACCTGGACGTGCAGCTGGACGACCGGCACCGCGTGGGCGTCAACGGGCTGCATGGCATCGATCGCGAAAGGCTGGCCGCGCTGGACGGTAATGCGCTGGTCGAACTCAACCGCGCCGGATACCTGGAGGGCGCTTACCTGATCCTGGCGTCGCTGCACAACATGCGTCGCCTGATGGCCGAGAAGCAGCGTCGCCTGCGTGCACAGGATGCGGCGACTTCCCCGGGTGGGAGCTGA
- a CDS encoding LacI family DNA-binding transcriptional regulator, protein MEKPIKSVRRKGSAITIDEVAAHAGVSPMTVSRVVNGHGGVRDATRERVMSTVRELGYRPNLAASSLAAAQHTCIALIYTNPSSSYLRELLVGALRGSARAAAQLVIATWDTLDVEGQRAAARELSKSVAGVILPPPLCESKAIVMEFAQAGIPVVSIASGRFSETISCVRIDDHRASHDMTAHLIVHGHTRIGYIKGDPNQTASAHRLQGYRDALAEAGIAFDEKLVRPGYFTYRSGLEAAESLLALADPPTAIFASNDDMASAVVSVAHRRGLDVPRDLSVVGFDDTSASTMVWPELTTVHQPVASMADAAIDILLREIRRATNSARVIVNHVVPHKLVKRASVAARKKSKLVRQ, encoded by the coding sequence ATGGAGAAACCGATCAAATCCGTCCGGCGAAAAGGCAGCGCGATCACGATCGACGAGGTCGCCGCCCACGCAGGCGTTTCGCCGATGACGGTATCGCGCGTGGTGAACGGCCACGGGGGTGTCCGCGACGCCACGCGTGAGCGTGTCATGAGCACTGTGCGCGAGCTGGGATACCGGCCCAACCTGGCGGCGAGTTCGCTTGCCGCGGCCCAACACACCTGCATCGCACTGATCTACACCAATCCCAGTTCGAGCTATCTGCGCGAGCTGCTGGTCGGCGCCTTGCGCGGTTCGGCACGCGCGGCGGCCCAGCTGGTCATCGCGACCTGGGACACGCTGGACGTGGAAGGCCAGCGCGCCGCGGCGCGCGAGCTTAGCAAGAGCGTGGCGGGCGTAATCCTGCCGCCACCCTTGTGCGAGTCCAAGGCGATCGTCATGGAATTCGCCCAGGCCGGCATTCCCGTCGTGTCGATCGCGTCGGGCCGTTTCAGCGAGACGATTTCCTGCGTGCGCATCGACGACCATCGCGCCAGCCACGACATGACGGCCCATCTGATCGTCCACGGGCACACGCGTATCGGCTACATCAAGGGCGACCCGAACCAGACGGCCAGCGCGCATCGCCTGCAGGGATACCGGGACGCATTGGCCGAGGCGGGCATCGCATTCGATGAGAAGCTCGTCAGGCCCGGTTACTTCACCTACCGGTCGGGTCTGGAGGCGGCCGAAAGCCTGCTGGCGCTTGCCGACCCACCCACCGCGATCTTCGCCAGCAACGACGACATGGCCTCAGCCGTGGTCTCCGTTGCGCATCGCCGCGGCCTGGACGTCCCGCGCGACCTGTCCGTCGTCGGCTTCGACGATACATCGGCCTCCACCATGGTCTGGCCGGAGCTGACGACCGTCCACCAGCCTGTCGCCTCGATGGCCGATGCCGCCATCGACATCCTGCTGCGTGAGATCCGGCGCGCCACCAACTCCGCGCGCGTCATCGTCAATCACGTCGTCCCGCACAAGCTGGTGAAGCGTGCCTCAGTAGCAGCCAGGAAAAAATCGAAACTCGTACGGCAGTAG
- a CDS encoding TonB-dependent receptor, producing MSRKLAKFKSTAMFTFVGGVLVINPAFGQEAQTQAPVAQQAQQQATPDATTLDTVVVTGLRSSLNQAMNIKRDSAGVVDAISAEDIGKFPDTNLAESLQRITGISIERRDGEGAQVTARGFGPQFNMVTLNGRQMPGADAFGASGQVAIGGVDGGTRAFNFAQLAAEAINGIEVYKTSQAQVPSGGIGATINILTAKPFNNEGIVASAGAKIVSDRSQPFDNDLTPELSGIFSYTNPDKTFGVSLSASHQKRKGGSVQATENYWNVQPWTGTMPGNPTVVNAPGIGDLYARPNDLRYAFSDFERERVNGQAVVQFAPTDSLTLTLDYTYSTNEIEENRGEQAMWLQNSNYTDVEFDTSGAIATPVYIREIAGTKDFGIEQQRSMQKYKLGSLGLNAAWDVSDNFRLTFDAHNSKNESRPNDPLTGGGSIFMSIAGTNNCTTGPHCGGSWVQELVFNNGLPYGTQTWYPSTADAVAGTNGVVNPGFVEGEVGSQVLRINAQTQVSEIKQARIDGEWNFDQGRFQFGVDTNKSTTHRIQAAEAYSTLGDWGVANVDSDTAAGLMDLLRPVNIGGLFDDYNVTSWPVWRGDAGELAQWAAGQYGVGLGVSPQRAADNRVEEKTHSAYFQVELEGELGGMRTNTRLGVRYETTDVVSTSVIAIPEAIEWQANNDFRIVLSDEQQPFSEKASYSYILPNLDFSIDFTDELKGRASFGRSIARAPYGNLYAGPGAQQPFGSVLLDPSVRASGNAQNPSLKPLESDNLDLAVEWYFADASYLSLTYWNKSVNNFIGNTVGQESLYGLRDPTSGPDAQAALAFLTSAACVTQVGAANAAACSGNDTSLFTALALLRNDPAGLGAFNGTGAQALATEAAYNIYGEADDPLYQFNVNRPVNQNEAKLNGWEMGGQYFFGDTGFGILANYTVVNGDVGYNNAGDPGIDQFALTGLSDTANAMFMYEKYGWSVRLAWNWRDEYLILANQGASRNPYYVEEYEQWDLSVNYTLNDHWSFGLEAINLTGEDVRWHARTDQQIVKLADQSPRYMVGARYKF from the coding sequence ATGAGTCGCAAGTTGGCGAAGTTCAAATCGACGGCCATGTTCACCTTCGTGGGTGGCGTACTGGTCATCAATCCCGCCTTCGGGCAGGAAGCACAAACACAGGCGCCGGTCGCGCAGCAGGCACAGCAGCAGGCGACACCGGATGCCACCACGCTGGACACAGTCGTCGTCACGGGCCTGCGCAGCAGCCTGAATCAGGCGATGAACATCAAGCGCGATTCCGCGGGCGTCGTCGATGCGATCAGCGCCGAAGACATCGGCAAGTTCCCGGATACCAACCTCGCCGAATCCCTGCAGCGCATCACCGGCATCTCGATCGAGCGCCGCGATGGTGAAGGTGCGCAGGTCACGGCACGCGGCTTCGGCCCGCAGTTCAACATGGTGACGCTCAATGGTCGCCAGATGCCGGGTGCGGATGCGTTTGGTGCGTCGGGCCAGGTCGCCATCGGTGGCGTGGATGGCGGCACGCGCGCGTTCAACTTCGCGCAGCTCGCCGCTGAAGCGATCAACGGGATCGAGGTCTACAAGACCAGCCAGGCGCAGGTGCCCAGTGGCGGCATCGGTGCCACCATCAACATCCTGACCGCCAAGCCGTTCAACAACGAGGGTATCGTCGCGAGTGCCGGTGCCAAGATCGTCTCCGATCGGAGCCAGCCTTTCGACAACGACCTGACGCCAGAACTGTCGGGCATCTTCAGCTATACGAATCCGGACAAGACCTTCGGCGTGAGCCTGAGCGCCAGCCACCAGAAGCGCAAGGGCGGTTCGGTGCAGGCAACCGAGAACTACTGGAATGTGCAGCCGTGGACCGGGACGATGCCCGGCAACCCCACGGTGGTCAATGCGCCCGGCATCGGCGATCTGTATGCACGCCCGAATGACCTGCGCTACGCCTTCTCGGACTTCGAGCGCGAACGCGTCAATGGCCAGGCGGTCGTGCAGTTCGCACCGACCGACAGCCTGACCCTGACCCTGGACTACACCTACTCGACCAACGAGATCGAGGAGAACCGTGGCGAACAGGCGATGTGGCTGCAGAACAGCAACTACACCGACGTTGAGTTCGACACCAGCGGTGCCATCGCCACGCCGGTGTACATCCGCGAAATCGCGGGGACCAAGGACTTCGGTATCGAACAGCAGCGCAGCATGCAGAAGTACAAGCTGGGTTCGCTGGGCCTCAATGCAGCTTGGGATGTCAGCGACAACTTCCGCCTCACCTTCGACGCGCACAACTCGAAGAACGAGAGCCGGCCCAACGATCCGCTCACCGGCGGCGGCTCGATCTTCATGAGCATCGCGGGTACCAACAACTGCACGACCGGGCCCCACTGCGGCGGCTCGTGGGTGCAGGAGCTGGTTTTCAACAACGGCCTGCCGTACGGAACGCAGACCTGGTATCCGTCCACGGCGGACGCGGTCGCCGGTACCAACGGCGTGGTGAATCCCGGATTCGTGGAAGGCGAGGTCGGTTCGCAGGTGCTGCGCATCAATGCGCAGACCCAGGTCAGCGAGATCAAGCAGGCCCGCATCGACGGCGAATGGAACTTCGACCAGGGTCGTTTCCAGTTCGGCGTGGACACCAACAAGTCCACGACACACCGCATCCAGGCGGCGGAAGCCTATTCGACCCTGGGCGACTGGGGCGTGGCCAACGTGGATTCGGACACCGCGGCGGGGCTGATGGATCTTCTGCGCCCGGTCAACATCGGTGGCCTGTTCGACGACTACAACGTCACCAGCTGGCCGGTCTGGCGAGGTGATGCGGGTGAGCTCGCCCAGTGGGCAGCGGGCCAGTACGGCGTGGGGCTGGGCGTGAGTCCGCAACGGGCGGCCGACAACCGGGTGGAAGAGAAGACTCATTCGGCGTACTTCCAGGTCGAACTGGAAGGCGAGCTGGGTGGCATGCGCACCAACACCCGCCTGGGCGTGAGGTACGAAACGACGGATGTCGTGTCGACGTCGGTGATCGCCATTCCCGAGGCCATCGAATGGCAGGCCAACAACGACTTCCGCATCGTGCTGTCGGACGAGCAGCAGCCCTTCAGCGAGAAAGCCAGCTACAGCTACATCCTGCCCAACCTGGACTTCAGCATCGATTTCACCGATGAACTGAAGGGTCGTGCTTCGTTCGGCAGGAGCATCGCACGCGCACCTTATGGCAACCTCTATGCAGGCCCAGGCGCACAGCAGCCCTTCGGCTCGGTCCTGCTCGATCCCTCCGTGCGTGCCAGCGGAAACGCGCAGAACCCCAGCCTGAAGCCGCTGGAATCCGACAACCTCGACCTTGCGGTGGAGTGGTACTTCGCCGATGCGAGTTACCTGTCGTTGACGTACTGGAACAAGTCGGTCAACAACTTCATCGGCAATACGGTCGGCCAGGAGTCCCTGTACGGCCTGCGGGATCCCACCTCGGGCCCGGATGCGCAGGCCGCGCTGGCCTTCCTCACCAGCGCCGCGTGTGTGACCCAGGTGGGCGCGGCGAACGCCGCCGCGTGTTCGGGCAACGATACGTCGCTGTTCACGGCCTTGGCCCTGCTGCGCAATGATCCGGCCGGCCTGGGTGCGTTCAACGGCACCGGTGCGCAGGCGCTTGCCACCGAAGCCGCTTACAACATCTACGGAGAAGCCGACGACCCGCTGTACCAGTTCAACGTCAACCGGCCGGTCAACCAGAATGAGGCCAAGTTGAATGGCTGGGAAATGGGTGGCCAGTACTTCTTCGGTGACACGGGCTTCGGCATCCTGGCCAACTACACCGTGGTGAACGGCGATGTGGGCTACAACAATGCAGGCGATCCGGGCATCGATCAGTTCGCGCTGACCGGTCTCAGCGATACGGCCAACGCCATGTTCATGTACGAAAAGTATGGCTGGTCGGTGCGTCTGGCGTGGAACTGGCGCGATGAGTACCTGATCCTCGCCAACCAGGGCGCCAGCCGCAATCCCTACTACGTCGAAGAGTACGAGCAGTGGGACCTGAGCGTGAACTACACGCTCAACGACCACTGGTCGTTCGGCCTGGAGGCGATCAACCTGACCGGTGAGGACGTGCGCTGGCACGCGCGCACCGACCAGCAGATCGTCAAGCTGGCCGACCAGAGCCCGCGCTACATGGTGGGTGCCCGCTACAAGTTCTGA